The Acinetobacter shaoyimingii DNA segment GCGTCCGGTCCATCGAGAGGACAATATTTCGCGCCCCACCCAATCGCTTAAGCGATTCCTTCAGGTTCAGGCTGTAATCATGTGTGCGTTATACGCATCGTCGTTCTCGGATCGCCGCTGATTCTATATTTTCAGCGATTATTGCTGTGCCGCTTTTTGCCGATGTCCATCAGACTTTATTTAATGGAGCACCCCATTTTCGGGTGAAATACTCTATGAGCAAAACTTTTGCTGATTTTCCACTACACGAATCACTTCAACAAGCATTGCAAACTTTAGGCTTTACTACGCCTACTCCTGTTCAGGAACAATCAATTCCTGCTGCTTTAGAAGGTAAAGATCTTCTTGTATCAAGCCAAACTGGTTCTGGTAAAACTGCTGCATTCTTACTTCCAACATTACATAATTTGGCAGGTAATGAAGATACGCTTCTTTCTTTTAAAGATCGTATGCGTGCTGTGACTGCACCTTCAATTTTAGTTTTATGTCCGACTCGTGAATTGGCTCAACAAGTAAGCCAAGATGCGATTGGTTTTGTACGTCACATGAAAGGTGTACGTATTGCTGCAATCATGGGTGGTATGCCTTTTGGTAAGCAAATCCAACAGTTAAAAGGTGCACAAGTTGTTGTAGCGACTCCAGGTCGTTTACTTGACTTAGTAAACCGTCGTCAAATCAAACTTGATCAAGTTAAAGCATTAATCGTAGATGAAGCAGACCGTATGCTTGATCTAGGTTTCTCTGAAGACTTAGAAGCAATCAGCGATTTGGCGGGTAACCGTGATCAAACATTAATGTTCTCTGCAACTTTCGCTGGTCGTATCATCAGCCTTGCAGAACGCATGATGAATGATCCACAACGTATTTCTATCGAAACTGGTCACTCTACAAATACTGATATTACTCAGACTTTGCATTGGACTGATGGTTTCGAGCACAAGAAAAAATTATTAACGCATTGGTTAAACGGCGAAGACGTTGACCAAGCGGTAGTATTTGCTTCAACTCAAGAAGACACTGATATGCTTGCTGAAGAGCTTGCAGAAGCAGGTATGTCTGTTGTAGCACTACATGGTGCGATGCCACAAACTGTACGTAACCGTCGTTTACGTAGCATTCGTGAAGGTCGTGCAAAAATCTTAGTTGCAACTGACGTTGCTGCTCGTGGTCTTGACGTACCAACAATTTCTCACGTAATTAACTTCGGTCTTCCAATGAAGAACGAAGATTATGTACACCGTATTGGCCGTACTGGTCGTGCTGGTCGTACAGGTAAAGCAATTACTTTAGCGACTT contains these protein-coding regions:
- a CDS encoding DEAD/DEAH box helicase, coding for MSKTFADFPLHESLQQALQTLGFTTPTPVQEQSIPAALEGKDLLVSSQTGSGKTAAFLLPTLHNLAGNEDTLLSFKDRMRAVTAPSILVLCPTRELAQQVSQDAIGFVRHMKGVRIAAIMGGMPFGKQIQQLKGAQVVVATPGRLLDLVNRRQIKLDQVKALIVDEADRMLDLGFSEDLEAISDLAGNRDQTLMFSATFAGRIISLAERMMNDPQRISIETGHSTNTDITQTLHWTDGFEHKKKLLTHWLNGEDVDQAVVFASTQEDTDMLAEELAEAGMSVVALHGAMPQTVRNRRLRSIREGRAKILVATDVAARGLDVPTISHVINFGLPMKNEDYVHRIGRTGRAGRTGKAITLATYRERGKIRALEDFLDARLNVSEIEGLEPSPPPARGSRDGGGRGRDGGGRGRGGFGGGRGRDGGGRRFEGESNFKRREGGDDRPRRSFDDKPRGERPAFGGEDRPRRDFGDRPAPRREGGFGDRPQRSFDDRPKRDFGDRPPRREGGFGDRPRSNDDNRGNRVDYKPREGGFGDRPKRDFGDRPAPRREGGFGDRPKRDFGDRPAPRREGGFGDRPQRSFDDRPKRTFGDDRPKREFNSDRPRREGGEDRPRRKFND